A section of the Candidatus Methylacidiphilales bacterium genome encodes:
- a CDS encoding glucosaminidase domain-containing protein, translating into MNHRTLFARKAQAVDLMPLLAMKRFYKEPPKRIGLWTTLFMSNVCWIGIACALWSTTWASTQLGKTITQIYLKERAQWTQIDAQKNQELEKRNMEIARLIAFQTSSPGDVLQLGKKIAKVLDTASGQNRAFLEKALPEAIHIQVQYGIPASAILSQAIYESGYGNSSLAKQYNNFFGIKAFDNWQGAKAQGMPTVDSGVKTTANFRAYKDLGTGFQGYADYLRESGRYDGAFYTKSGEEFVRRILKAGYCPDSNYGDNIKAIMNRHNFQELDSIIQQGANAPYQMAWNNKAPEIPAQDTKTAATVQPTAN; encoded by the coding sequence ATGAATCATCGGACATTATTTGCCAGAAAAGCTCAGGCCGTTGACCTGATGCCGTTGTTGGCCATGAAACGGTTCTACAAGGAACCGCCCAAGCGTATTGGGCTCTGGACCACCTTGTTCATGTCCAACGTTTGTTGGATCGGTATCGCCTGCGCCCTCTGGAGCACCACTTGGGCTTCAACCCAGCTCGGCAAGACCATTACCCAGATTTATCTGAAGGAACGGGCACAATGGACCCAGATCGATGCCCAAAAAAACCAGGAACTTGAGAAACGGAACATGGAAATCGCCCGTTTGATTGCGTTCCAAACCTCCTCCCCTGGGGACGTGCTCCAACTCGGCAAAAAAATTGCCAAGGTTTTGGATACCGCCTCGGGCCAAAATCGCGCCTTTTTGGAAAAGGCACTGCCGGAAGCCATCCACATCCAGGTCCAATATGGAATCCCGGCATCCGCGATTCTTTCCCAGGCTATTTATGAAAGCGGTTATGGCAACAGCAGCCTGGCCAAACAATACAATAACTTCTTTGGCATCAAGGCCTTCGATAATTGGCAGGGGGCAAAGGCCCAAGGCATGCCCACAGTTGACAGCGGAGTCAAAACCACCGCCAATTTCCGCGCGTACAAGGATTTGGGCACGGGTTTCCAAGGTTATGCCGACTACCTTCGCGAGTCCGGCCGCTACGACGGTGCCTTTTATACAAAATCCGGAGAAGAATTCGTGCGCCGCATTCTGAAGGCCGGATATTGCCCCGACTCAAACTACGGGGACAACATCAAGGCCATCATGAACCGCCATAATTTCCAGGAATTGGACAGCATCATCCAGCAGGGCGCCAATGCTCCGTACCAAATGGCCTGGAATAACAAGGCCCCGGAAATTCCCGCGCAGGACACAAAAACCGCCGCCACAGTACAGCCGACCGCCAATTGA